A window of Actinopolymorpha sp. NPDC004070 contains these coding sequences:
- a CDS encoding YciI family protein has translation MQYLVSVIDDRTGSAASDEMAAIDEFNDGLRADGHWVFAGGLASPSAATVIDNRGEETLFTDGPFLESKEYLAGFWIMEAEDLDVALRLAAAGSRACNRKVEVRPFL, from the coding sequence ATGCAGTACCTCGTTTCCGTGATCGACGACCGGACCGGCTCCGCCGCCTCCGACGAGATGGCGGCCATCGACGAGTTCAACGACGGGCTCCGCGCCGACGGTCACTGGGTCTTCGCCGGCGGCCTCGCCTCCCCCAGCGCCGCGACCGTCATCGACAACCGCGGCGAGGAGACGCTGTTCACCGACGGCCCCTTCCTGGAGTCCAAGGAGTACCTCGCCGGCTTCTGGATCATGGAGGCCGAGGACCTCGACGTGGCGCTCAGGCTCGCCGCTGCGGGATCTCGGGCATGCAACCGGAAGGTCGAGGTGCGGCCGTTCCTGTGA